aacAACAATGCACAACAACTATTAAATCATGACTCACATTGACtagtcaaaagaaaaaactttgaCTTATAATTATGATGTGTCACTTTATCCAATATGCAAGTCTTTTATGTTCATCCCTCAACAATAATCAAGTAgatattgtttaatttgaacACGATATCTGTTACGCTTTTGTTCTTACATTTTACAACTTAAAAAGCATCTACTCAGGCACTGGCATTAATGATATTAATGTTAAGGAATGCTTagtcaaaatttgacatattttcGAAGTGGAGAAATTTGtctaattgattaattatttattaatttactttactattagataataaaaaagtggaggattagattttttttaaaaaaaaacttcatgCCCAATGACTAACTTCCCTGCAAAATACCTAATTCTCTACTCACTCTACTTGGCAGAGAAATACTTGAAGTGGTAGTGTTTCTTTCGTCGGAGTAGTCGAGAATTAGGATTCCTATAAGCTTAACGATGATGTAATTAgtctttcaattaaaattaaaaaaataaaaataaagatcaaCAGCTAACGACGCgtcatgaaaaattaatttgtcgTGCTTGTCTTTGTCAAATCGTATACattaacttaataatttaatggttcTACCTTCTAGATGCAACAATGTattgaaagaaataatcaaCGAAACTTGGAGAGAGTTTTGTATTTTGTGCTTGGCCTGAAACCTTATTGAAAGAAGCTTAATGTGAATATGAAGCTTAAGGTTGATGAAGTTagatttgataaatatttgaCAAATTACATTAGAGAATGCTGTCTTTGGACACTTTTGTCCAACCAATATTGAACTTTCAACTCTTATTTCATCAGTTGCTATTAAAAATATCAGCGTAGGGAAAATGACCAAAACTCCACTATTATTCattggattaattttaaaactcaccAGAATATCAAATTATCGACTTTTGTacttcaaaattattgttaaaactacagctaatttttttttttttttatatcaagttaataataatatggcATTATAAAGCTCTTCCTAAACTTACAATACCTACAATTTTGGaagatttcaatttcattttagtccacacGTTACTCAATCTTTAGCCttttgcaaattaaagttttgtTCCAAAAATATCTCGGAACACCAATTTTCATATGTCGGTATttgacttttaatattttgttcatTGTTTCAATGgaacaacaaattaatttcttacaTTTTTGATATTATCATTGAATTAGACTCAATCATCATTTCGTGTCAGTTCAAAATCTAGGAGGGTCATGTCTTtgtctatttataatttacgCCTCCTGCTGGCTGCTGCGTGatgagattaattaattgcttatcataattttgtttagaaagcttttttttttttaaaatatctaaataataatattttgagtagAAATAGCAAGTTGATGAGCATTAAGAttaggaagaaagaaaaaaaaaattgttgattaGTCAATTtcgaataataattacttGTTAAGTGCAAAtgagattaaaattataatttttagtcaATTCTTGTCAGAACATCATGCTAAGCTGCTTAATAATTATGGATAGAATCTTAGGTGCATCAGCAAGTTTTGATTTGACATTTCcaaattttcatcaataaatatTGCGTCAAATTATTCACATGTTTTGTAATTGGATTATTTTATTCGACATAATTTGGGAGTCAAATTAGGTGGTTGTGAGTTTCACTAATTATGTGAGAATATTATCATAATCACGCACTAAGAATCATCAAATGAGTGTGGTTCACAATGGTTGCTTGTTTTCATGGTGCTATTTAGCTGCTGATACAATAGTcaaatcttaatttatctttttaagtACCGGTTTTCATTACTCATATGATCTTTtgctaataaattttatgaatttacaccaaaaaaaatgaatgaattttaTGTTCAATGAATCAATCCATCAAGGGAACCTAAATTGCCATTCTGTCAagtcaaatatatatataaaaaaaaagaacccaagacaaataaattaatatataactAAATCTAAAGAAATTATCAACTTAGTTTATAACAGCATAACTTCAATAAatcagaattaatttttggaaaGAAATGATTCGGATATAACGAcaacttttaattaatctGTCCACGTatcaatatgaaaattaaaatatactatgtagtttaatttcttattattagtagCCCATTTCGTTACaatttttcagttttgatatatgtttgatttttttttttaactgagtGATGTTACAGTTATAAATTCTTGCATCAAACTAATCTACCATAACATAATtagtttaatgaaaatataaaataataaaaataaattatgtgaatcAAGTGAAGTCTTTATTTAACCATTCATTTCATGCCATATCaattcttataaaatattttatacaaaaaaaaattataactatatcattattctttttaatttatttttttaaaaaatatatatatagaggtgactaaaatttaaattgatatctttGACCCCTCTACCCTTGGAGTTAAATTCGGGTGGGGGCTTTCCTTTGATAACGACATGATGtatcttaaattttgattttaatagcCTACAataatgtattttaaattttgattttaatatcctaaaataaaatatgggaTAGCGTGGAAAATGCAGCCAATAAACAAAGAAGTGCCGGTTGAAAATACGGGCTAAATCAAAGAGTGGCACACTTAATCGACAATTATTTGATACAAAtgtcaaaatcaaaaataaaataattaactaaaatagaCAATAACGTAATTATTAGACAGGGGAATCATTTGCCAAACACAAGTCTTAATCATTTAAGTGATTTGTAggatttgattgaaaaaaaggagaaattatatatatatttttttttacaaaaaaaaatttagagtgCTGGATTAAGTAGCAACATAAGATGTTTTTCACGAAGATTGCTACTTAATAAGagcataaaattataaatgttaaaccAAActgtgaaattattattaaaatatttatcgaTAGGCCGGCTTTTCAAGTGGATCAATGAATTGATAggtgtaaaaattatttttaatgccaTATTAAGTTAAATGTTCACCTCTAACAATAGAATATTTTACAAGGCATCCTTGTTCTTATTTAATTACCATATTGAtgctatttaattaattccgaTCTTCTAGATAATGTGGGCGAAGAAATATCAAGGAAAGGCAGCcagtgtttgtttgtttgttgttttgttttgttttctttatttaatttagggTAGTTATTAATTTACGACTCTTCTtactaagaaaattatttttttattcaatcttATGAGTAAAGGTAGGAGtccttaattataaataattttcgtACCTAAACAAATAACTTTTAACACTAATAGAAATATCAACAACACTAATTTTTTGTggttattttcaaaaacacaaaaaccaaccgaaagttaattaatttctagCAATTAAGGACTAAAATGCCAATTAACCTTTTTAACATGAGGTAGGAATTGGGTTAGCCACAATGTGAGAATTGAAGATTTCATTTTACTAACAATGTCGTTTTATATGATTGGAATAAGTTTGCATCCCCGTAAATACAATATAAGgtcttaaataaaatataaaagtgcTGCCAAATTgagtaaaatatgtatatttgatttttttttttaatgacaagGAGTAAAATATCTGATTTAGGTGTATTATTTTGGACCAAGAATTGACTTGGGATGATGATTCCTTTGCAAACAACTCTCCATTTGGCATTGGgtgtattaatttatttattgatcaaacacaaaatttgataattaattctTACATCAGCAATGTGTCAAGTGTCAACCACCCACCATTTGTGCATCAAACGGTGGATATTTGGACTTTTGTtataattcatagaattaaaaattattaattcacgCTATtccctaaaaaaaatattattattattattattgttattttttaaatagagaaTATTGAAGTCAAGAATTTTGCAGCAGCTAATGGCAAAAGTCTTCTGTTCCCGTTTGACTAGTTATTTTATTCACAATTTTCCAAAGTATAaaactcattaaaaaaattatcggATATtcataaatgtaaaatgatcCTAAAGTAAATTCATTGTAAAATAGATGCATCTGAGTATCcaacaccttttttttttttttaaaaaaaaaaaaagataaagtacaatgatgattttattgcaccaaaattttttaattagcccaaataaaacttttgagaAAGCAAATGATCAGATTGAGAGAGctcaaaagttttaatttgtttggagttcataatatatttgattttgcaagCGAATAACTCCTCATTTCCAACCTAACGATCAAAACTGAAACGTTTTTGACACGTTTTTTAGGcacttaatttcttttaaactaAGGAATAGGGATAGAATTTTGGGCAAGTAAGAATGGTCCTAACTAGAAAACCCAATTATCATATCTTTTAATACCAAGTTGACaatttaataatcaaaataaggAACACACTTAGCTAGCTAATCACCACCTTATAAAAACATCACTCTTAATCAATAGTCATcgtatttctttttaatatttaaacaaGGGGCAGCAAagagaattacaaaaaaaaaaaaaaaagacgtgAACAAGTGTCCAATTTGAGttggcttcaatttatttgattaatttattattccatTGGTTAATTTAACAAAGAACCTCTTTGGTCAGCATTCAGGAAACTTCATCGATCCATACCCAATTAAGTTTTCCTAAATCTACAcacatgtaatttttatatattcattttgaaTATTGGCCCTTGGGTgccaaatttttaacaaaaataaagaagaaaaatccaaaatcacaATACAATAAAGAATAAATGGCAACAAATCAAAAGGATGGCCAAAGGCTAAGTggaatggtaaaataaaaaccaacaAAACATCAACATCTAAgcctacaaaaataataattgtaataataaataattatatcacaCAAACTTATTTGGTGCatagatttataaaagggcAGTGCAGGGGCTGcttctctcattttcattattcatcacacaattttctctctctctccctctttcCCTCTCAATCACAAATTCTCGAGTCTCTTTAGTCaatctttcttcttcctccCTTTCACCTCCCCTTTTCCCACTTGTTCCCATCACTCAAATTTTTCCTCAAGAAAACCAACATGGAAATGGAAGTTGTGATGCCAATGCCGGCGGCGGCACCAACGTCTATGGACTTCAACTTTGACAGCAATTGTTCATCTCCATACATTACTGCTCCTTCAAGCCCCCAAAGATTCGGCAACAGCTTGTTCTTCAGTGCCCCCGCTAGCCCTACTCGTATCTCCGCCTTTTATCGCGACCTCAATGATCATTCTTTATCCACAAGTAGTAACCGAATGAATAGTCATGACACAGATGATGACGATCAAGATCAAGATGAAGATTTCGAGTTTGACTTCAGTGGGCAGCTTGAGAGAACTTCCTTATCCGCTGATGAGCTCTTTGATGGCGGCAAGATTCGCCCTCTGAAGCTACCAGCCGGGTACGAATCAGCTTCCAGCACGGTCTCATCTCCGCGGCAGCCAGTTTCTTCGAGatcaagaaaatataataatcatCCGCCGAGAAATAAAGATCCTAATCCGTTTGATGGAGCTGATCATCAAGTTCAACATCGTGGCAGAGAGAGGGTTACGGATTATTCTTGTAGTTCAAGAAAAGGAACCCGATCATTGTCTCCGATCAGGGTTTCGGACATAATAGATGAACAAGAAGATAACTCGCAGGCAGcaagaattattattacttcaaCAAGAAGCcgtagtaatagtaataactCAAAATCGTATGCGTCTTCCATTCTATCGGCAATTTCATTTTCGAACAAAAAGTGGAAGCTGAAGGATCTTTTATTCAGAAGTGCTTCTGAAGGCAGGGCAACAAGCCCGGATCCCCTGAGAAAATTTGCCGTTTTGTCCAAGAAAGAGGTGATGGTTGATGATGCGAAGAACTCAAGCTTCCGGTCCACCGACAGCTCCTCCGGTTCAGTATCACGGCGGCGGCCCCCGGTGTCAGCCCATGAGTTGCATTACACGGCGAACCGGGCGGTGTCGGAGGAGTTGAAGAGGAAGACATTTTTGCCGTACAAGCAAGGCTTGCTGGGATGCCTAGGCTTCAATCCGGGTGGCGTGCACGACATTTCCAGAGGAGTTGGGTCTATGCCACGTGTATGAATCTGCGCTGTCTGATCATCTTGAtcataaatatacatttatatatacacacgcctatatatatatatgagtatgattctttttatttaatttattgatgttttcatcatcatcaatttattgtgttttatttttgttcctttttatGGTGTCTTTATCCATGAACTGGACTTTACATATATGGTAGGAAATTGTATCAGTCATATATAAAAGACACATATAAAGAGGACTACGGAAGATTttcaaaaatcttttttttttttttggattgatGTACATGAGATGCATGAGATCAAAAAGTTCGAGCCAAGATGATGTTCATTTGTTGACTTGtgaacttatttatttttttattttttggaagaGGGCTAATTAATTGCGAACTGATTTGATTTGACAAGTCTTTACTATTTCACTTCATCAAATATCagtacaaaaataattcatcGTAGACGACCTTAAAATCTTACTCATGAGAGGAATAGACACACATAATTGTGCATATAGTTCTCATTAATCTCTGTACATTGTTAGTGAGGGATTAAATTTGGACTATATTACAACggaaagaataattttattaaatttctgCTTGTAATATACATATGTATGAAAGAACCTAAGATCATTCATTACTTTCTAAAGCCCACcaattaattgtaattattttaagcATTCCCAGCTAGAACAGGAGGAAAGTTTATAAATGTTTGAAGAATGATACCACGACATGAGTTGGTaaaggaagaaaagaaagagaaagagaaagggaATATTTGCAAACAACACATGGCTGGAAAGAGCGAGAGTTCTAAAATATAATCATCACGGTTGTCGAATAATTATGGTAATGATGCTGCTAAACAGTGTAAAGTTGATTAATTGGTTTTATTAGTCAAACAAAAGGGTGAAAGAATCAAAAgggaaaaaacaaataatccaaACAAACCCacccaaataaataaattaattaataaaaagccTTTGTCCTACAATTTGTGACCATGATTTCTCCATCACTCCACAGAAGGCAATTATGAATTGTTGCCCAACAAGGGTTCTTGTTTAAAAAGTATTGTAGCCTTAAGCATGTGTGGTGTCTTAAAATATGTTGCTAATGTCACCtgtagcattttctttttgtactTTAAAGTTGCAAAAAGATGAGCACAAAGTAGACACGGCCAtcgattttttttgtcttgaaaaataaaaaatcaaatagatGTTGCTCGAGCATGTAGTTAGATTTGCTTAATTAAATGCCAAACAAGATTGGCTTAAGTTGTGTGTCGTGATGCGATTATTGCATCCACGAAATTGCGGCAATGACCCTTCAAAATGAGTTCATTTACTGCATTCATGTGAGCAAATTTcctgttttgaatttttctctttttcggTGAAGGAAGGCTGATGGAATTATggtcaaaaggaaaaataaagagacaaaaggagaaaaaaatgtaTGGTCTTTATTTAGGTTACGTGTATGATACTACATAAATGTACAACGGTTCAAGACAAATTAAAGTTTGTTTCAAATTCTAGATGCCCAGTCGATCCCAACGGATACTGGTCCAACGTTAAACATGAAAGTATGGCCAAAGCAAACTCAAAAcattttgaattcaatttattatacaCAACATAGAAAAAAATGTTCATATTTTCTTAAACTCGTGTATTAGATGATGGCTAAACTTAGACTATAAGTTATAAAAGAGTTCGACATGAataataaagacaaaaattaatacGCTACcatcataaaagatggatc
This window of the Citrus sinensis cultivar Valencia sweet orange chromosome 8, DVS_A1.0, whole genome shotgun sequence genome carries:
- the LOC102608722 gene encoding uncharacterized protein LOC102608722 gives rise to the protein MEMEVVMPMPAAAPTSMDFNFDSNCSSPYITAPSSPQRFGNSLFFSAPASPTRISAFYRDLNDHSLSTSSNRMNSHDTDDDDQDQDEDFEFDFSGQLERTSLSADELFDGGKIRPLKLPAGYESASSTVSSPRQPVSSRSRKYNNHPPRNKDPNPFDGADHQVQHRGRERVTDYSCSSRKGTRSLSPIRVSDIIDEQEDNSQAARIIITSTRSRSNSNNSKSYASSILSAISFSNKKWKLKDLLFRSASEGRATSPDPLRKFAVLSKKEVMVDDAKNSSFRSTDSSSGSVSRRRPPVSAHELHYTANRAVSEELKRKTFLPYKQGLLGCLGFNPGGVHDISRGVGSMPRV